A genome region from Ralstonia solanacearum K60 includes the following:
- a CDS encoding YbdD/YjiX family protein, which yields MREEIETLGRYLGQAMRLMVGVPDYDTYVRHMQETHPGQPVMTYEEFFRERQDARYKGRVGRCC from the coding sequence ATGCGCGAAGAAATCGAAACCCTCGGCCGGTATCTGGGCCAGGCGATGCGCTTGATGGTCGGCGTGCCGGACTACGATACGTATGTGCGGCACATGCAGGAAACCCATCCCGGCCAGCCGGTCATGACGTACGAGGAGTTCTTCCGCGAACGCCAGGACGCCCGCTACAAGGGCCGCGTGGGGCGGTGTTGTTGA
- a CDS encoding cache domain-containing protein, with protein sequence MKLRQKILLLAVAPLTIAMLAIMLTVRHQSIALAQHERQLVESAYLQAKEAELRAHVKLARSAIAPLLASGRRDVATRDEAMRTLARLDFGPDGYFFLYDLHGRNLMHPRQPELVGRDLWDLTDARGQPTIQRLVAAAQAGGGFVRYLWDKPSSHQSVAKLGYVEPIPQWGWMVGTGLYLDDVEQTLREIDRRAQTNIDQTLAWVVAITVACILLVAGSGLALNVSDHREADAKLRQLAQQVVRSQEDERARVSRELHDGISQVLVSTKLLLETAHNHLEPPGSHAGPPNAPAPDKAAGMLRRALDRLNGALGEVRRVSHNLRPALLDDLGLAAALELLVRETREAHEDRQPGFVIALETSGPPVQLPDACNTAFFRIAQEAVSNIERHAAGATRIGLLLENDVDTVRLSIRDNGPGFDVESVQVDPEHGIGLRNMRERMAALGGTCTIVSGPHGTEVCVALQHLVIARLASAASSSSASVPASASA encoded by the coding sequence ATGAAGCTTCGCCAAAAGATCCTGCTGCTCGCGGTTGCGCCGCTGACCATCGCCATGCTGGCGATCATGCTGACCGTGCGGCACCAGTCGATCGCCCTGGCGCAGCACGAACGGCAACTGGTGGAATCGGCCTACCTGCAGGCCAAGGAAGCCGAGCTGCGTGCCCACGTGAAACTGGCGCGCAGCGCGATCGCACCGCTGCTCGCCTCCGGCCGCCGCGACGTGGCCACCCGCGACGAAGCCATGCGCACGCTGGCCCGCCTGGATTTCGGGCCGGACGGCTACTTCTTCCTCTACGACCTGCACGGCCGCAACCTGATGCATCCGCGCCAGCCCGAACTGGTCGGCCGCGACCTGTGGGACCTGACCGACGCGCGCGGCCAGCCCACCATCCAGAGGCTGGTGGCCGCCGCGCAGGCCGGCGGCGGCTTCGTGCGCTACCTGTGGGACAAGCCGTCCAGCCACCAGAGCGTGGCCAAGCTCGGTTATGTTGAACCGATCCCGCAGTGGGGCTGGATGGTCGGCACCGGCCTGTACCTGGACGACGTCGAACAGACCCTGCGCGAGATCGACCGGCGCGCCCAGACCAACATCGACCAGACGCTGGCCTGGGTGGTCGCCATCACCGTGGCGTGCATCCTGCTGGTGGCCGGCAGCGGGCTCGCGCTCAATGTCAGCGATCACCGCGAGGCCGATGCCAAGCTGCGCCAGTTGGCGCAGCAGGTGGTGCGCTCGCAGGAAGACGAGCGCGCCCGCGTATCGCGCGAGCTGCACGACGGCATCAGCCAGGTACTGGTCTCGACCAAGCTGCTGCTCGAGACCGCGCACAACCATCTCGAGCCGCCGGGCAGCCACGCGGGGCCGCCCAATGCACCGGCGCCCGACAAGGCCGCCGGCATGCTGCGCCGGGCGCTGGACCGCCTCAACGGGGCGCTGGGCGAAGTCCGGCGCGTGTCGCACAACCTGCGTCCCGCGCTGCTGGACGATCTCGGCCTGGCCGCCGCGCTGGAACTGCTGGTGCGCGAGACCCGCGAAGCCCACGAAGACCGCCAGCCCGGCTTCGTCATCGCCCTGGAGACCTCCGGCCCGCCGGTGCAGTTGCCGGATGCCTGCAACACGGCGTTCTTCCGCATCGCCCAGGAGGCCGTCTCCAACATCGAGCGCCACGCCGCGGGCGCCACGCGCATCGGCCTGCTGCTCGAAAACGATGTCGATACGGTGCGCCTGTCGATCCGCGACAACGGCCCGGGCTTCGATGTGGAATCGGTCCAGGTCGATCCGGAGCACGGCATCGGCCTGCGCAACATGCGCGAGCGCATGGCCGCCCTGGGCGGCACCTGTACCATCGTCTCCGGCCCGCATGGCACCGAGGTCTGCGTGGCACTGCAGCATCTCGTGATCGCCCGGCTGGCTTCGGCCGCCTCGTCTTCATCCGCTTCGGTTCCCGCTTCTGCTTCCGCATGA
- a CDS encoding tetratricopeptide repeat protein, producing MGRQAQPHGTPRIARLTLAAIMLAAAGWTAPAHAATSPADAQGDAAALTQIAIAHYEHNEFGLAFDEFAEAAQRGNRLAQFDYAMMLMRGEGTVAQPEAAVKWLRRAADNQMTHAQFVYGELFERGELVPRSLPEANKWYERAATGGHIEAQRALATNYFTGRGVPRDYGRAFIWYKKAAEAGDGPSQYIVGSYYERGEPGVVAPDIEQAKLWYGRAAAQGDPGALAKLRELVEKTYRAKHGDPPAAARPSM from the coding sequence ATGGGCAGGCAGGCGCAGCCGCATGGCACCCCGCGTATCGCAAGACTGACGTTGGCCGCAATCATGCTGGCGGCCGCCGGCTGGACAGCACCGGCCCACGCCGCCACCTCGCCGGCCGACGCCCAGGGCGATGCCGCCGCCCTCACGCAGATCGCCATCGCGCACTACGAGCACAACGAGTTCGGCCTCGCCTTCGACGAGTTTGCCGAAGCTGCCCAGCGCGGCAACCGCCTCGCCCAGTTCGACTACGCGATGATGCTGATGCGCGGCGAAGGCACCGTCGCGCAGCCCGAAGCCGCCGTCAAATGGCTGCGCCGCGCCGCCGATAACCAGATGACGCATGCGCAGTTCGTCTACGGCGAACTGTTCGAGCGCGGAGAACTGGTGCCGCGCTCCCTGCCGGAAGCCAACAAGTGGTACGAGCGCGCCGCCACCGGCGGGCACATCGAGGCACAGCGCGCGCTGGCGACCAACTACTTCACCGGCCGCGGCGTGCCGCGCGATTACGGCCGCGCCTTCATCTGGTACAAGAAGGCAGCCGAGGCCGGCGACGGACCATCGCAATACATCGTCGGCAGCTACTACGAGCGCGGCGAGCCCGGCGTGGTGGCACCGGACATCGAACAGGCCAAACTTTGGTACGGCCGCGCCGCCGCGCAGGGCGATCCCGGGGCGCTGGCCAAGCTGCGCGAACTGGTGGAAAAGACCTACCGCGCCAAGCACGGCGATCCCCCTGCGGCCGCGCGCCCCTCCATGTAA
- the otnI gene encoding 2-oxo-tetronate isomerase, which produces MPRFAANLTMMYPEHAFLDRFAAAARDGFEGVEFLFPYDYDKAELQARLEDNGLAQALFNAPPGDWAGGERGIASLPGREDEFKRSIATALDYAQALGNTRVHVVAGLIGPHDDRARHHATYVQNLAYAAHEAAGAGITIVLEPINTRDMPGFFLTHQAQAHAVCREVGAPNLKVQFDLYHAQIMEGDLSVKLRQYIGGIGHVQIAGVPDRHEPDEGELNYPHLFALMDTLGYDGWAGCEYRPRAGTSEGLGWFKRWREHQR; this is translated from the coding sequence ATGCCACGCTTTGCCGCCAACCTGACAATGATGTACCCGGAACATGCCTTCCTCGATCGCTTCGCCGCCGCCGCGCGCGACGGGTTCGAGGGCGTGGAATTCCTGTTCCCCTACGACTACGACAAGGCCGAGTTGCAGGCACGGCTGGAAGACAACGGTCTTGCGCAGGCGCTGTTCAATGCACCGCCGGGCGACTGGGCGGGCGGCGAGCGGGGCATTGCCTCGCTGCCGGGCCGCGAAGACGAGTTCAAGCGCAGCATCGCCACCGCGCTCGACTACGCGCAGGCGCTCGGCAATACGCGCGTGCACGTGGTGGCCGGCCTGATCGGCCCGCACGACGATCGCGCCCGCCATCACGCCACCTACGTGCAGAACCTCGCCTACGCGGCGCACGAGGCAGCCGGCGCGGGCATCACCATCGTGCTGGAGCCGATCAACACGCGCGACATGCCCGGCTTCTTCCTGACGCACCAGGCCCAGGCGCACGCGGTCTGCCGGGAAGTCGGCGCGCCCAACCTGAAGGTGCAGTTCGACCTGTACCACGCGCAGATCATGGAGGGCGACCTGTCGGTCAAGCTGCGGCAGTACATCGGCGGCATCGGTCACGTGCAGATTGCGGGCGTCCCTGACCGCCACGAACCGGATGAGGGCGAACTGAACTATCCGCACCTCTTCGCGCTGATGGATACGCTCGGCTACGACGGCTGGGCCGGCTGCGAATACCGGCCGCGCGCCGGCACCAGCGAAGGGCTGGGCTGGTTCAAGCGCTGGCGCGAACATCAGCGCTGA
- a CDS encoding carbon starvation CstA family protein: MSFVRQHLIWLVVAILGAFAFATVALARGEAVSALWVVVAAVCIYLIAYRYYSRYIADKVLGLDGTRKTPAWRHNDGLDYVPTNKYVLFGHHFAAIAGAGPLVGPVLAAQMGYLPGMLWILAGVVFAGAVQDFIVLFISSRRDGRSLGDLVKSEMGTVPGLIALFGAFLIMIIILAVLALIVVKALAGSPWGTFTVAATIPVAIFMGLYVRFIRPGRVGEVSIIGFVLLMLAIIGGQAVHESAALAPLFTYDGKALTWMLIGYGFVASVLPVWLLLAPRDYLSTFLKIGTILALAVGILIVAPQMQMPSLTQFAAGNGPVWSGNLFPFLFITIACGAVSGFHSLISSGTTPKMLENETQARFIGYGAMLMESFVAIMALVAASVINPGVYFAMNAPAALVGSTADAVAQTLSTWGFVVTPDVLLQTAKDVGENTILARAGGAPTLAVGMAHILHQVVGGQAMMAFWYHFAILFEALFILTAVDAGTRAGRFMLQDLLGTFVPALKRTESLTANLIATAVTVALWGYFLYQGVVDPLGGINTLWPLFGISNQMLAAIALTLGTCVLVKMKRDRYVWVTLLPTAWLLVCTLTAGWQKLFDPDPKIGFLAHANRFADAIAAGKVLAPAKSMAQMQQIVLNDRIDAILCGLFVLVVVSIAWYGLRTVLKARVQARPTVNETPYEALGATH; the protein is encoded by the coding sequence ATGAGCTTCGTCAGGCAGCACCTGATCTGGCTGGTTGTGGCCATTCTTGGCGCGTTTGCCTTTGCCACCGTCGCGCTCGCGCGCGGCGAGGCGGTCAGCGCGCTATGGGTGGTGGTGGCCGCCGTATGCATCTACTTGATCGCATACCGTTACTACAGCCGTTACATCGCCGACAAGGTGCTCGGCCTGGACGGCACCCGCAAGACGCCGGCCTGGCGTCACAACGACGGGCTCGATTACGTCCCCACCAACAAGTACGTGCTGTTCGGCCACCACTTCGCGGCCATCGCCGGCGCCGGTCCGCTGGTCGGCCCCGTGCTTGCCGCGCAGATGGGCTACCTGCCGGGCATGCTGTGGATCCTGGCCGGCGTGGTGTTTGCCGGCGCGGTGCAGGACTTCATCGTGCTGTTCATCTCCAGCCGCCGCGACGGCCGTTCGCTGGGCGACCTGGTGAAATCGGAGATGGGCACGGTGCCGGGCCTGATCGCGCTGTTCGGCGCGTTCCTCATCATGATCATCATCCTCGCCGTGCTGGCGCTGATCGTGGTGAAGGCGCTGGCCGGCTCGCCGTGGGGCACCTTCACGGTGGCGGCGACGATTCCGGTCGCTATCTTCATGGGGCTCTATGTGCGCTTCATCCGCCCGGGCCGCGTCGGCGAGGTGTCCATCATCGGCTTTGTGCTGCTGATGCTCGCCATCATCGGCGGGCAGGCCGTGCACGAGAGCGCCGCGCTGGCACCGCTGTTCACGTACGACGGCAAGGCGCTGACCTGGATGCTGATCGGCTACGGCTTCGTCGCCTCGGTGCTGCCGGTGTGGCTGCTGCTGGCGCCGCGCGATTATCTGTCGACCTTCCTGAAGATCGGCACCATCCTCGCGCTGGCCGTCGGCATCCTGATCGTCGCACCGCAGATGCAGATGCCGTCGCTGACACAGTTCGCGGCGGGCAATGGCCCGGTGTGGTCGGGCAACCTGTTCCCGTTCCTGTTCATCACCATCGCCTGCGGCGCGGTGTCGGGCTTCCACTCGCTGATCTCGTCGGGCACCACGCCCAAGATGCTGGAGAACGAGACGCAGGCGCGCTTCATCGGCTACGGCGCGATGCTGATGGAATCGTTCGTCGCCATCATGGCGCTGGTGGCCGCATCGGTCATCAATCCGGGGGTGTACTTCGCGATGAACGCGCCCGCCGCGCTGGTCGGCTCCACCGCCGACGCGGTGGCGCAGACGCTGTCCACGTGGGGCTTTGTCGTCACGCCGGATGTGCTGCTGCAGACCGCCAAGGATGTCGGCGAGAACACCATCCTGGCCCGTGCAGGCGGCGCGCCGACGCTGGCGGTCGGCATGGCGCACATCCTGCACCAAGTGGTGGGCGGCCAGGCCATGATGGCGTTCTGGTATCACTTCGCCATCCTGTTCGAGGCGCTGTTCATCCTGACTGCCGTGGACGCGGGCACGCGTGCCGGCCGCTTCATGCTGCAGGATCTGCTGGGCACCTTCGTGCCGGCCCTCAAGCGCACCGAATCGCTGACAGCCAACCTGATCGCCACGGCGGTGACCGTCGCGCTGTGGGGTTACTTCCTGTACCAGGGCGTGGTCGATCCGCTGGGCGGCATCAATACGCTGTGGCCGCTGTTCGGCATCTCCAACCAGATGCTCGCGGCGATTGCACTGACGCTGGGCACCTGCGTGCTGGTCAAGATGAAGCGCGACCGCTACGTCTGGGTGACGCTGCTGCCGACCGCATGGCTGCTGGTCTGCACGCTGACGGCCGGCTGGCAGAAGCTGTTCGATCCGGATCCGAAGATCGGCTTCCTGGCGCACGCCAACCGGTTCGCGGATGCCATCGCCGCCGGCAAGGTGCTGGCGCCGGCCAAGTCGATGGCGCAGATGCAGCAGATCGTGCTGAACGATCGCATTGATGCGATCCTGTGCGGCCTATTCGTGCTGGTGGTCGTCAGCATTGCCTGGTACGGCCTGCGCACCGTGCTGAAGGCGCGCGTCCAGGCCCGCCCGACCGTCAACGAAACGCCGTACGAAGCGCTGGGCGCCACGCACTGA
- a CDS encoding winged helix-turn-helix domain-containing protein produces the protein MGIQILLVEQDQAEGERLSLSLRDGGHHVQCVDSPAQAQAAMLVSQPSLLLMEWSGPEGESIDMLLALRASAHTRGLPVIVLSRHGDARTKIAALDAGADDYVVKPCDAGELHARIRAVLRRRAPQQGDEILQINGLRLDPLTLGVTAQTDEGVRPIPLSPLEFRLLHFLVAHPQRVHSRTQLLDRVWGNHVFVGERTVDVHVRKLRVALEGTLCDGLIETVRGGGYRLLVGSGAQPDDAIGAQSEVAKRKREPSAYRRLSARARAAREPARLSA, from the coding sequence GTGGGCATTCAGATCTTGCTGGTTGAACAGGACCAGGCAGAGGGGGAGCGACTGTCGTTGTCCCTGCGCGATGGCGGACACCACGTCCAGTGTGTCGACAGTCCGGCGCAGGCGCAGGCCGCGATGCTGGTATCGCAGCCGAGCCTGCTGCTGATGGAGTGGAGCGGGCCGGAGGGCGAGTCGATCGACATGCTGCTGGCCTTGCGCGCCAGTGCGCATACGCGGGGCCTGCCGGTCATCGTGCTGTCGCGCCACGGCGATGCGCGCACCAAGATCGCGGCGCTGGATGCCGGCGCCGACGATTACGTGGTCAAGCCCTGCGATGCGGGCGAGCTGCATGCCCGCATCCGCGCCGTACTGCGCCGCCGGGCGCCGCAGCAGGGGGATGAGATCCTGCAGATCAACGGCCTGCGGCTCGATCCGCTCACACTGGGCGTGACCGCGCAAACGGACGAGGGAGTGCGGCCGATCCCGCTGAGCCCGCTGGAATTCCGCCTGCTGCATTTCCTGGTGGCGCACCCGCAGCGCGTGCATTCGCGCACCCAACTGCTCGACCGTGTCTGGGGCAACCACGTCTTCGTGGGCGAGCGCACGGTCGACGTGCACGTCCGCAAGCTGCGCGTGGCGCTGGAGGGCACGCTGTGCGACGGTCTGATCGAGACCGTGCGCGGCGGCGGCTATCGCCTGCTGGTCGGCAGCGGTGCGCAACCCGACGATGCCATCGGCGCGCAGTCGGAGGTCGCGAAGCGCAAACGCGAGCCCTCGGCTTACCGGCGGCTTTCGGCCCGTGCGCGCGCCGCCCGGGAACCCGCCCGCCTGAGCGCCTGA
- a CDS encoding response regulator: protein MNMPVKLLLVDDHPLVRDGVRVRLEAVPHFQVVGEAGDADGALQAARALSPDLALMDIGMRGMNGIALTEKFGEQFPEIAVLVLSMHDNLEYVRQVMRAGARGYVLKDAPASELVEAIDAVLAGRPFYSAQLAMRMAEQAVAPTPVEALTPREHDILDGVAQGWSNKRIADELGLSVRTVESHRLNLKRKLGIEGQAELVKFAVEAGKER, encoded by the coding sequence ATGAACATGCCCGTCAAACTTTTGCTGGTCGACGATCACCCGCTGGTGCGCGATGGCGTACGCGTGCGGCTCGAGGCCGTGCCGCATTTCCAGGTGGTGGGCGAAGCGGGCGATGCCGACGGCGCGCTGCAGGCCGCGCGCGCACTCTCGCCGGACCTGGCACTGATGGACATCGGCATGCGCGGCATGAACGGCATCGCGCTGACCGAGAAATTCGGCGAGCAGTTTCCGGAGATCGCCGTGCTGGTGCTGTCGATGCACGACAACCTGGAATACGTGCGGCAGGTCATGCGTGCCGGCGCGCGCGGCTACGTGCTGAAGGACGCGCCCGCCAGCGAGCTGGTCGAAGCGATCGACGCGGTACTCGCCGGGCGGCCGTTCTACAGCGCCCAGTTGGCGATGCGCATGGCCGAGCAGGCCGTGGCCCCCACGCCGGTGGAGGCGCTCACACCACGCGAGCACGACATCCTCGACGGCGTCGCACAAGGGTGGTCAAACAAGCGCATCGCCGATGAGCTCGGACTCTCGGTGCGCACGGTCGAATCGCACCGCTTGAACCTCAAGCGCAAGCTGGGCATCGAGGGACAGGCCGAGCTGGTGAAGTTCGCGGTGGAAGCAGGGAAGGAGCGCTAA
- a CDS encoding phasin family protein, with product MLKSEHVAATHKTGLEALAELTSATLNSVEKLSELQFQTVRASLEDTAEQGKRAFGARSLHELTELQSESAQPTEKLVAYGRHLYQIAAGTHAEWRKVAQASANEQCRIALAWVDDYAKQAVPGSEPAISFMRSTITATQRACDAWQDASAHAIHLIDNALQTGAKTGKKAGA from the coding sequence ATGTTGAAAAGCGAACACGTGGCCGCCACGCACAAGACCGGCCTGGAAGCCCTGGCCGAATTGACCAGCGCCACGCTCAATAGCGTGGAAAAGCTGAGCGAACTGCAGTTCCAGACGGTCCGCGCCTCGCTGGAAGACACAGCCGAACAGGGCAAGCGGGCGTTCGGCGCACGCAGCCTGCACGAACTGACCGAACTGCAGAGCGAATCGGCGCAGCCGACGGAAAAGCTGGTGGCGTATGGCCGTCACCTCTACCAGATCGCCGCCGGTACGCACGCGGAGTGGCGCAAGGTGGCACAGGCAAGCGCCAACGAGCAGTGCCGCATCGCGCTCGCCTGGGTGGACGATTATGCCAAGCAGGCCGTGCCGGGCTCGGAGCCGGCGATTTCCTTCATGCGCTCCACCATTACCGCCACCCAGCGCGCCTGCGACGCGTGGCAGGATGCATCCGCCCATGCGATTCACCTGATTGATAATGCTCTGCAAACCGGAGCAAAAACCGGCAAGAAAGCCGGCGCTTGA
- a CDS encoding DUF3617 domain-containing protein: MKLWCSGMVLAGLAACAQAQELTPGLWEGQVSFSVNGRPVAVPDEQGRSRTSVMHTDCLAAKDTADVRSAFERSFARDMPGCRVTRWSHTLGMLKVAVSCDGTHTGSAGTMEASGPLSSTRFDISGTSHVQHPQFGPMTSGFRYQGRCLGACKS; the protein is encoded by the coding sequence ATGAAGTTGTGGTGCAGCGGTATGGTGCTGGCCGGACTGGCCGCATGCGCGCAGGCGCAGGAATTGACGCCGGGCCTGTGGGAGGGGCAGGTGTCGTTCAGCGTCAACGGGAGGCCGGTCGCCGTTCCCGACGAGCAGGGCCGGTCACGCACTTCCGTCATGCATACCGACTGTCTCGCGGCCAAGGACACGGCCGACGTCCGCTCGGCCTTCGAGCGTTCGTTCGCGCGTGACATGCCGGGTTGCCGCGTCACCCGCTGGAGCCACACGCTCGGCATGCTGAAGGTCGCCGTGTCGTGCGACGGCACGCACACGGGCAGCGCGGGCACCATGGAAGCGAGCGGTCCGCTGTCGTCGACGCGCTTCGATATTTCCGGCACCAGCCATGTCCAGCATCCGCAGTTCGGTCCGATGACCAGCGGATTCCGTTACCAGGGCCGCTGCCTGGGCGCCTGCAAGTCGTAG
- the metW gene encoding methionine biosynthesis protein MetW: MTTQTLNTIATASTNAAVPNILADRADFRAIARWIEPRSTVLDLGCGDGSLLRVLQDELEVLAYGIEIDDAGVLAATQKGVHVIQQNLEGGLALFEDKSFDTVILSQTLQTIHNTAQVLREMLRVGRECIVSFPNFGYWPHRLSVFRGRMPVSESLPYEWYNTPNVRVLTIRDFEALAPKVGLAILDRVALHEGRTVHWGANWRGSVAVYRVRAG; encoded by the coding sequence ATGACAACGCAGACGCTCAACACCATCGCCACCGCATCGACGAACGCGGCGGTGCCCAACATCCTGGCCGACCGCGCCGACTTCCGCGCCATCGCCCGCTGGATCGAGCCGCGCTCCACCGTGCTCGACCTGGGCTGCGGCGACGGCAGCCTGCTGCGCGTGCTGCAGGACGAGCTGGAGGTGCTGGCCTACGGCATCGAGATCGACGACGCCGGCGTGCTGGCCGCCACGCAGAAGGGCGTGCACGTGATCCAGCAGAACCTGGAAGGCGGCCTGGCCCTGTTCGAAGACAAGAGCTTCGACACGGTGATCCTCTCGCAGACCCTGCAGACCATCCACAACACCGCACAGGTGCTGCGCGAGATGCTGCGGGTGGGGCGCGAGTGCATTGTGTCGTTCCCGAACTTCGGGTACTGGCCGCACCGGCTGTCGGTGTTCCGCGGGCGCATGCCGGTGTCGGAATCGCTTCCATACGAGTGGTACAACACGCCCAACGTGCGCGTGCTGACCATCCGCGACTTTGAGGCGCTGGCGCCCAAGGTCGGGCTGGCAATCCTCGACCGCGTCGCGCTGCACGAGGGCAGGACAGTGCACTGGGGCGCCAACTGGCGCGGCAGCGTGGCAGTGTATCGCGTGCGCGCGGGCTGA
- the metX gene encoding homoserine O-succinyltransferase MetX has product MTELQVDPVAPADQAAAADTLPPPAATLPPESVGLVVPERMHFAEPLPLRNGSQLAGYDLMVETYGTLNAERSNAVLICHALNASHHVAGVHAEGEVGWWDNMVGPGKPVDTNRFFVIGVNNLGSCFGSTGPMSPHPQTGQPYGARFPVVTVEDWVNAQARVADRFGIRQFAAVMGGSLGGMQALAWSLMYPERLRHCVVVASTPKLSAQNIAFNEVARSAILSDPDFHGGDYYAHGVKPKRGLRVARMIGHITYLSDEDMAEKFGRELKAEDIRFSFDVEFQVESYLRYQGDKFAEYFDANTYLLITRALDYFDPALAYGGDLTRAVAHTQASYLVVSFTTDWRFAPARSRELVKALLDNKRPITYGEIDAPHGHDAFLLEDARYHALVRAYYKRIAQEIGA; this is encoded by the coding sequence ATGACAGAACTCCAGGTGGATCCCGTCGCTCCCGCGGACCAGGCGGCCGCGGCCGACACGCTCCCTCCTCCCGCTGCCACGCTGCCGCCCGAGTCGGTCGGGCTGGTGGTGCCCGAACGCATGCACTTCGCCGAGCCGCTGCCGCTGCGCAACGGCTCCCAACTCGCCGGCTACGACCTGATGGTCGAGACCTACGGCACCCTCAACGCCGAACGCTCCAACGCCGTGCTGATCTGCCACGCGCTCAACGCGTCGCACCACGTGGCGGGCGTGCATGCCGAGGGCGAGGTCGGCTGGTGGGACAACATGGTCGGCCCCGGCAAGCCGGTCGACACCAACCGCTTCTTCGTCATCGGCGTCAACAACCTCGGCTCGTGCTTCGGCTCGACCGGCCCCATGAGTCCGCATCCGCAGACGGGCCAGCCCTATGGCGCACGCTTCCCGGTGGTCACGGTGGAAGACTGGGTCAACGCCCAGGCGCGCGTGGCCGACCGCTTCGGCATCCGCCAGTTCGCGGCGGTGATGGGCGGCAGCCTCGGCGGCATGCAGGCGCTGGCCTGGAGCCTGATGTACCCGGAGCGCCTGCGGCACTGCGTGGTGGTGGCGTCGACGCCGAAGCTGTCGGCGCAGAACATCGCATTCAACGAGGTGGCGCGCAGCGCGATCCTGTCCGATCCGGACTTCCACGGCGGCGACTACTACGCGCACGGCGTCAAACCCAAGCGCGGCCTGCGCGTGGCGCGCATGATCGGCCACATCACCTACCTGTCGGACGAAGACATGGCCGAGAAATTCGGCCGCGAGCTCAAGGCCGAAGACATCCGCTTCTCGTTCGACGTCGAGTTCCAGGTGGAAAGCTACCTGCGCTACCAGGGCGACAAGTTCGCCGAATACTTCGACGCCAACACCTACCTGCTGATCACCCGCGCGCTCGACTACTTCGACCCCGCGCTGGCCTACGGCGGCGACCTGACCCGCGCCGTGGCGCACACGCAGGCCAGCTACCTCGTCGTCAGCTTCACCACCGACTGGCGCTTCGCCCCCGCGCGCAGCCGCGAGCTGGTCAAGGCGCTGCTCGACAACAAGCGCCCCATCACCTACGGCGAGATCGACGCGCCGCACGGCCACGACGCCTTCCTGCTGGAAGATGCGCGCTATCACGCACTGGTGCGCGCCTATTACAAACGCATCGCCCAGGAGATCGGCGCATGA